A window of the Tessaracoccus sp. MC1865 genome harbors these coding sequences:
- a CDS encoding PQQ-binding-like beta-propeller repeat protein, whose translation MITVTILSIIVLVGGWNVISWLGDRDPGRTPSGQLPTDPTDPYSPPPRPTGDVPTVWSLDLVDLRPDLGEGRFETSLSGFMDSTLAIDAGDTWAVVTREEQGGSTRLHGLDAATGKERWRRPMDGVFCADDLLGGQLLCAEPFERERGLGTNWTLHRIDPATGATASSADFDGWITGLVVDHGHVLVLEQRLPAPHALITGLDGDLTQAWQIDLSQEEGHADLFSDNRIIIRPEEYPEGPALDRPRVRRVADGLTALWIGARTAFIDVPSGQLVGMPHCSRLVDDGNRLWCNAGSSAVAYDYRLQPITRTEAGVRLAFPYRDPRAGDITVPAFLDQDGALLRVNATTGATEGPLVRTAMGSAFGMAIPPTAATIDGVLVVADDTKTAAVAPDGDILWVSEYGFRLHEPFLQRGNLLSADFYTHELDLATGEILGSWRIGSHGFAVVAVGEQLATYSPDQLARLDLD comes from the coding sequence GTGATCACGGTCACGATCCTCTCGATCATCGTGCTCGTCGGCGGCTGGAACGTCATCAGCTGGCTGGGCGACCGAGACCCCGGCCGCACCCCGTCAGGGCAGCTTCCGACCGACCCCACAGATCCGTATAGTCCGCCCCCACGCCCCACCGGCGACGTCCCCACCGTGTGGTCGCTGGACCTCGTCGACCTCCGCCCAGATCTGGGCGAGGGCAGGTTCGAGACGTCCCTCAGCGGCTTCATGGACAGCACCCTCGCCATCGATGCCGGGGACACGTGGGCGGTCGTGACGCGCGAGGAACAGGGCGGCAGCACCCGATTGCACGGTCTCGACGCCGCCACCGGAAAGGAGCGGTGGCGCCGCCCCATGGACGGGGTCTTCTGCGCGGACGATCTGCTGGGCGGGCAACTCCTCTGCGCCGAGCCCTTCGAACGGGAGCGGGGCCTCGGCACCAACTGGACCCTCCACCGCATCGACCCCGCCACGGGTGCGACCGCGTCGTCGGCGGACTTCGACGGCTGGATCACCGGCCTTGTCGTCGACCACGGCCACGTCCTGGTCCTCGAACAGCGACTTCCCGCACCGCACGCCCTCATCACCGGCCTCGACGGCGACCTCACGCAGGCCTGGCAGATCGACCTGTCACAGGAGGAGGGCCACGCCGACCTGTTCTCGGACAACCGCATCATCATCCGTCCCGAGGAGTACCCGGAGGGGCCCGCACTGGACCGGCCCCGCGTCCGTCGGGTCGCCGACGGTCTCACGGCCCTCTGGATCGGTGCCCGCACCGCCTTCATCGACGTCCCGAGCGGCCAGCTCGTCGGCATGCCGCACTGCAGCCGGCTCGTCGACGACGGGAACAGGCTGTGGTGCAACGCGGGCAGCAGCGCGGTCGCCTACGACTACCGGCTCCAGCCCATCACCCGCACCGAGGCCGGCGTCCGTCTGGCCTTCCCTTACCGGGACCCGCGCGCAGGCGACATCACCGTCCCCGCCTTCCTGGATCAGGACGGCGCCCTCCTGCGCGTCAACGCCACCACGGGTGCGACGGAGGGCCCGCTGGTCCGCACCGCCATGGGCAGCGCCTTCGGCATGGCCATCCCGCCAACTGCGGCCACCATCGACGGCGTGCTGGTGGTGGCAGACGACACCAAGACCGCGGCGGTCGCGCCCGACGGCGACATCCTGTGGGTGAGCGAGTACGGCTTCCGGCTGCACGAACCGTTCCTGCAGCGCGGCAATCTGCTGTCCGCCGACTTCTACACTCATGAGTTGGACCTGGCCACCGGCGAGATCCTTGGCAGTTGGCGCATCGGTTCGCACGGCTTCGCCGTGGTCGCGGTGGGCGAGCAGCTCGCCACCTACTCCCCGGACCAGCTCGCCCGGCTCGATCTGGACTGA
- a CDS encoding AAA family ATPase, translating to MSAITVSRKLGSYGGRIAERVAQELGWKFADRPFVDRVISEFGLIRLSELYDKPPTLLDLFNENTSQTIDWMNKTLVTLAAKYDVVILGRGGFAVLKGHSDVFNVLVTAPDEDRVRRVMEDNRVSQGVAAELVERDVDTKTRFVRRYYGENWAAEDSYDLVVDTSQVNEDEAVQRIIDSAREWFGSNDGPKIAEVGVDPILVQTIEQRFEEEVLLYKE from the coding sequence ATGAGTGCCATTACCGTTTCCCGCAAACTTGGATCGTACGGTGGGCGAATCGCTGAGCGGGTAGCCCAGGAGCTGGGCTGGAAGTTCGCGGATCGCCCCTTCGTCGATCGCGTCATCAGTGAGTTCGGACTGATCAGGCTCTCGGAGCTCTACGACAAGCCCCCGACATTGCTCGACCTGTTCAACGAGAACACCTCGCAGACCATCGACTGGATGAACAAGACGCTGGTGACCTTGGCCGCCAAGTACGACGTCGTCATCCTGGGGCGCGGCGGCTTCGCCGTGCTGAAGGGGCACTCCGACGTGTTCAATGTGCTCGTGACGGCGCCGGACGAAGACCGGGTCAGGCGCGTCATGGAGGACAACCGGGTGTCCCAGGGCGTCGCCGCGGAACTGGTCGAGCGCGATGTCGACACGAAGACCCGCTTCGTCCGCCGCTACTACGGGGAGAACTGGGCAGCAGAGGACAGCTATGACCTGGTGGTGGACACCTCCCAGGTGAACGAGGACGAGGCCGTGCAGCGGATCATCGACTCCGCTCGCGAGTGGTTCGGCTCCAACGACGGTCCCAAGATCGCCGAAGTGGGCGTCGACCCGATCCTGGTACAGACCATCGAGCAGCGCTTCGAGGAGGAAGTCCTCCTCTACAAGGAGTAG
- a CDS encoding nuclease-related domain-containing protein yields the protein MGDEATGVVTYKRWKRFGKDRLYVNRDDVQVGYLDVLAGTLHPESPELSDELTAAVDSWRLTVPEPGSNLVPELAARGRSKDPEAPVRAEPHVVGVPRESEPLPAVVAATFPQPAGGGGSKDPEASPASEPVMADLAANRPGASLQAQIDAAHAAGQRATFLRRIFLGKHARSSWERGAIGERLVAAELEKLQRKDARWLFLHSIPVGSNDSDIDHVLIGPGGVFTINSKNHDGMKVWVGGNTFMVNGVRQPHIRNSRYEASRASKLLTKATGFDVSVRGVVVPVNADTFVVKAAPEDVTVINRNRLVKHLRRLPERLAQNTVEAVFEQACRSTTWLPLPGGAREHPSC from the coding sequence ATGGGGGATGAAGCAACGGGTGTGGTCACGTACAAGCGTTGGAAGCGCTTCGGCAAGGACCGCTTGTACGTGAACCGCGACGACGTCCAGGTGGGTTACCTGGACGTGCTCGCCGGAACGCTGCACCCGGAGTCGCCCGAGCTCAGCGACGAGCTGACGGCTGCCGTCGACTCCTGGCGTCTGACGGTCCCCGAGCCTGGCTCGAACCTGGTTCCTGAGCTGGCGGCCCGCGGCCGGTCGAAAGACCCGGAAGCGCCTGTGCGGGCCGAACCCCACGTCGTGGGTGTGCCGCGCGAGAGCGAGCCCCTGCCGGCTGTCGTAGCGGCGACGTTTCCGCAGCCGGCCGGCGGCGGCGGGTCGAAGGACCCCGAAGCATCCCCAGCATCTGAACCCGTGATGGCTGACCTGGCCGCCAACCGCCCAGGCGCCTCGCTTCAGGCCCAGATCGACGCTGCCCACGCCGCCGGTCAGCGCGCCACCTTCCTGCGGCGCATCTTCCTCGGCAAACATGCCCGTTCCTCCTGGGAGCGGGGCGCCATCGGTGAGCGACTGGTCGCCGCGGAGCTCGAGAAGCTGCAGAGGAAGGACGCGCGCTGGCTGTTCCTCCACTCGATTCCCGTTGGCTCCAACGACTCAGACATCGATCATGTCCTCATCGGCCCCGGCGGCGTGTTCACCATCAACTCCAAGAACCACGACGGCATGAAGGTATGGGTGGGCGGCAACACGTTCATGGTCAACGGCGTGCGCCAGCCGCACATCCGCAACTCCAGATACGAGGCGAGCCGCGCATCGAAACTCCTGACCAAGGCGACCGGCTTCGACGTGAGTGTGCGAGGGGTGGTGGTGCCCGTCAATGCCGACACCTTCGTCGTGAAGGCGGCACCGGAGGACGTCACTGTCATCAACCGGAACCGCCTCGTCAAGCACCTCCGGCGCCTGCCGGAGCGTCTGGCTCAGAACACCGTCGAGGCGGTGTTCGAGCAGGCCTGCCGGAGCACCACCTGGCTCCCTCTGCCGGGCGGTGCCCGGGAGCACCCGAGCTGCTAG
- a CDS encoding GH1 family beta-glucosidase, with translation MSFHHADRPDRGLVFPPGFVFGSATASYQVEGAVHEDGRGPSIWDTFSRTPGKVSDGDTGDVACDHYHRWEDDLDLMKEMGLGAYRFSIAWPRVIPGGVGAVNQAGLDFYSRLTDGLLERGIIPVATLYHWDLPQALEDRGGWPERATAEAYAEYAAVVGSALGDRIHTWTTLNEPWCSAYLGYGQGGHAPGRTEPAAALAAVHHLNLAHGLGIQALRATSTGSPEYSVTLNFHVLRGIGEGADEAVRRIDALANRAFTGPMLRGFYPPDLLQDTAGVTDWSFVREGDLELINQDIDTLGVNYYSTTTVGLWDGISPRQGADGHKPSGGTAWPGSDDVVEFHEQPGPHTAMGWNIAPEALYELLLSLNRQFPGLPLMVTENGAAFDDVVADDGSVPDVERLDYLRRHFAQAHRALNEGVDLRGYFVWSLLDNFEWGYGYSKRFGIVRVDFDTLERTVKDSGKWYSGLAATGESPG, from the coding sequence ATGAGCTTCCACCATGCTGATCGCCCTGATCGGGGTCTCGTGTTCCCGCCCGGCTTCGTCTTCGGATCGGCCACTGCCTCTTACCAGGTGGAAGGCGCCGTCCACGAGGACGGGCGAGGCCCCTCGATCTGGGACACCTTCAGCCGCACGCCCGGCAAGGTTTCGGACGGTGACACGGGCGATGTCGCCTGCGACCATTACCACCGCTGGGAAGACGATCTCGACCTCATGAAAGAGATGGGCCTGGGGGCCTACCGGTTTTCCATCGCCTGGCCGCGCGTCATCCCCGGCGGTGTGGGTGCAGTGAACCAGGCGGGTCTGGATTTCTACTCACGCCTGACGGACGGGCTGCTGGAGCGCGGCATCATTCCGGTGGCGACGCTGTACCACTGGGACCTTCCCCAAGCACTGGAGGACCGGGGCGGTTGGCCCGAGCGGGCCACGGCCGAGGCCTACGCAGAATACGCCGCAGTGGTGGGCAGCGCACTTGGCGATCGCATTCACACCTGGACCACGCTCAATGAGCCGTGGTGCAGTGCCTATTTGGGCTATGGCCAGGGTGGGCACGCGCCGGGCCGCACGGAACCGGCCGCCGCCTTGGCGGCCGTGCACCACCTGAACCTCGCACACGGCCTGGGTATTCAGGCTCTGCGCGCTACGTCCACTGGGTCACCCGAGTACTCAGTGACCCTGAACTTCCACGTGCTCCGCGGCATTGGGGAAGGGGCCGACGAGGCCGTGAGGCGCATTGATGCCCTCGCCAATCGCGCATTCACTGGGCCCATGCTGCGAGGCTTCTATCCTCCTGACCTGCTGCAGGACACCGCAGGGGTCACAGACTGGTCCTTCGTCCGTGAAGGCGACCTTGAGCTCATCAACCAAGACATCGACACGCTTGGCGTCAATTACTACTCGACCACCACCGTCGGGCTGTGGGACGGGATATCACCGCGCCAGGGCGCTGATGGGCACAAGCCGTCCGGCGGCACGGCTTGGCCGGGCAGCGACGACGTCGTCGAGTTCCATGAGCAGCCAGGCCCGCACACCGCCATGGGTTGGAATATCGCGCCAGAAGCGCTGTACGAGTTGCTGCTGTCCTTGAACCGGCAGTTCCCGGGCCTCCCATTGATGGTGACGGAGAACGGTGCGGCGTTCGACGACGTGGTCGCCGATGACGGTTCAGTCCCCGACGTGGAGCGCCTCGACTATCTACGTCGCCACTTCGCGCAGGCCCACCGGGCGTTGAACGAAGGCGTTGATCTTCGGGGCTACTTCGTCTGGTCGTTGCTGGACAACTTCGAGTGGGGCTATGGCTACTCCAAGCGATTCGGAATCGTCCGGGTGGACTTCGATACCTTGGAGAGGACTGTCAAGGACAGCGGCAAGTGGTACAGCGGTTTGGCCGCCACGGGCGAATCGCCTGGGTGA
- the yicI gene encoding alpha-xylosidase, whose amino-acid sequence MKFTDGFWQIRPGVRPLYAQEAYDIWESDETPDGPGLVITAPTKEIEKRGDVLNRAVLTTTLSSPCEGVIRVRIAHHIGGRPVQGFDLPGRVEGGAGTVSMAADHATLTSGSLVARINQGSPWQLAFESDGRRLTGSGHKAQGYLQLDVDAQVDPGLIDNASEGAPVPRPRTFVHEQLDLGVGEAIYGLGERFGPLVKNGQTVEIWNADGGTSSEQAYKNVPFYLSSRGYGVLVNDPGHVSFEIGSEAVERVQFSVPGEVLEYFIVDGPTPKDVLERYTGLTGRPPVVPAWSWGLWLSTSFTTDYDEGTVASFVDGMAERDLPVSVFHFDCFWMREFNWTDLVWDRRTFPDPDAMLARLREKDLKFCVWINPYIAQRSVLFSEGAEKGYLVKRPDGSIWQWDLWVAGMGLVDFTNPEATKWFQEKLRVLLRQGVDAFKTDFAERIPVDVVWHDGSDPSRMHNLYTHLYNKAVFDVIVEERGEGEAVLFARSATAGGQTMPVHWGGDSTSTFESMAETLRGGLSLVLSGFAHWSHDIGGFEGTPDPAVFKRWTAFGLLGSHSRFHGSNSYRVPWAFDEEAVEVTRVFTHLKMRLMPYLFGVGMEAARTGLPIMRPMQLEFPEDRSVDHLDRQYMLGPDILVAPVLSHSGDVEFYLPAGTWTQLLTGEVVDGGGWRTESHGFTSLPIYVRAGAILPMGSVATRPDYDYLDGLTLRVFAGGGSGARSVRVTNPDRSAVEFQIHEAEGGIRATSDVADGWWLAKGLGDPVAASDGVAEVLA is encoded by the coding sequence ATGAAATTCACCGATGGTTTCTGGCAGATCCGGCCCGGGGTCCGGCCCCTGTATGCGCAGGAGGCCTACGACATCTGGGAGTCCGACGAGACCCCGGACGGCCCGGGTCTGGTCATCACGGCACCTACCAAGGAGATCGAGAAGCGCGGCGACGTGCTGAACCGGGCCGTGCTCACGACCACGCTGTCGTCGCCCTGCGAGGGCGTCATCCGCGTGCGGATCGCCCACCACATCGGCGGCCGTCCGGTGCAGGGGTTCGACCTGCCCGGCCGCGTCGAGGGCGGTGCCGGCACGGTGTCGATGGCGGCCGACCACGCCACCCTCACCAGCGGCAGCCTGGTGGCCCGCATCAACCAGGGATCACCCTGGCAGCTGGCATTCGAGAGCGACGGTCGACGGCTGACCGGAAGCGGCCACAAGGCGCAGGGATACCTGCAGCTCGACGTTGACGCCCAGGTGGACCCGGGCCTCATCGACAACGCCAGCGAGGGAGCGCCGGTGCCCCGGCCCCGAACCTTCGTCCACGAGCAACTCGACCTGGGCGTGGGGGAGGCCATCTACGGGCTCGGCGAGCGGTTCGGGCCCCTGGTGAAGAACGGCCAAACCGTGGAGATCTGGAACGCCGACGGCGGCACCTCCAGCGAGCAGGCCTACAAGAACGTGCCCTTCTATCTCTCCAGCCGCGGCTACGGTGTGCTGGTCAACGACCCCGGTCACGTCTCGTTCGAGATCGGCTCGGAAGCGGTGGAACGCGTCCAGTTCTCCGTGCCCGGTGAGGTGCTGGAGTACTTCATCGTCGATGGACCCACGCCCAAAGACGTGCTCGAGCGTTACACCGGCCTGACCGGCCGGCCGCCCGTCGTCCCCGCCTGGTCCTGGGGGCTATGGCTGTCCACCTCGTTCACGACCGATTATGACGAGGGCACCGTCGCGAGCTTCGTCGACGGCATGGCGGAGCGCGACCTGCCGGTCTCGGTGTTCCACTTCGACTGTTTCTGGATGCGTGAATTCAACTGGACGGACCTGGTCTGGGACCGCCGCACCTTCCCGGACCCGGACGCCATGCTCGCGCGTCTTCGGGAGAAGGACCTGAAATTCTGCGTCTGGATCAACCCTTACATCGCGCAACGCTCCGTGCTGTTCTCCGAGGGTGCCGAAAAGGGCTACCTGGTCAAGCGCCCGGACGGGTCCATCTGGCAATGGGACCTGTGGGTTGCGGGCATGGGCCTGGTCGACTTCACGAACCCCGAGGCCACGAAGTGGTTCCAGGAGAAGCTTCGGGTGCTTCTCCGTCAGGGTGTGGATGCCTTCAAGACGGACTTCGCCGAGCGGATCCCCGTCGATGTTGTGTGGCATGACGGCTCAGACCCTTCGCGGATGCACAACCTCTACACCCACCTCTACAACAAGGCGGTCTTCGACGTCATCGTGGAGGAACGTGGCGAAGGTGAGGCTGTTCTTTTTGCCCGCTCGGCGACCGCCGGTGGCCAGACCATGCCGGTGCACTGGGGCGGCGACAGCACCTCAACGTTCGAGTCCATGGCGGAAACTCTCCGAGGCGGGTTGTCGCTCGTCCTGAGCGGCTTCGCCCACTGGAGCCACGACATCGGGGGATTCGAGGGCACTCCCGACCCCGCTGTCTTCAAGCGGTGGACGGCGTTCGGGCTCCTGGGTTCCCATTCCCGCTTCCACGGCTCGAACTCCTACCGGGTCCCGTGGGCGTTCGACGAGGAGGCCGTGGAGGTCACACGCGTCTTCACTCACCTCAAGATGCGGCTGATGCCCTACCTCTTCGGGGTCGGGATGGAAGCCGCCCGGACGGGCCTGCCCATTATGCGACCCATGCAACTGGAGTTCCCCGAGGACCGTTCGGTTGACCACCTGGACCGGCAGTACATGCTCGGCCCAGACATTCTGGTCGCACCTGTCCTCTCCCACTCGGGCGATGTGGAGTTCTACCTTCCAGCCGGCACCTGGACCCAGCTGCTCACCGGTGAGGTCGTCGACGGCGGTGGCTGGCGCACGGAGAGCCATGGCTTCACCAGCCTGCCGATCTATGTCCGCGCAGGCGCAATCCTTCCCATGGGTTCAGTCGCCACCCGCCCTGACTATGACTACCTGGATGGCCTCACGCTCCGGGTTTTCGCCGGCGGCGGGTCTGGCGCCAGGAGCGTGCGGGTGACGAACCCTGACCGCTCCGCCGTCGAGTTCCAGATCCACGAAGCCGAGGGTGGGATCCGCGCGACGAGCGATGTCGCGGACGGCTGGTGGTTGGCGAAGGGCCTGGGCGACCCTGTCGCTGCTTCCGACGGCGTCGCGGAGGTCCTGGCATGA
- a CDS encoding carbohydrate ABC transporter permease: MTTNILTPVQTKRRGRGGMLRRRPMDWLLLAFAIAAAVAIVAPFYLILVNSFKSPAEYSAGGPLALPKGLYLDGIMAFWERVDFPRKVWNSFFISGLVAVFAVIISVLNAFAIGIGRIKGRSWVVLAFLLANLLPQEALLYPLYYMFKSMGLYNNVWSVIIIFTVIQAAFGTYLLASVFGAFPREILEAAAMDGASRWRILTRVIYPISRPTLSVLLIFFFIWTWNEFLIPLTFLVSNANQTVPVAISVLQGDRLMDVTTTSASALLGLIPTLIFFLIFQRTLTRGITAGAVK, encoded by the coding sequence ATGACCACCAACATCCTTACTCCGGTCCAGACCAAGAGGCGTGGCCGGGGCGGCATGCTCAGGCGTCGTCCCATGGACTGGCTGCTCCTCGCCTTCGCCATTGCGGCTGCCGTGGCCATTGTGGCCCCCTTCTATCTGATCCTGGTGAACTCCTTCAAGTCGCCTGCCGAGTACTCCGCAGGAGGCCCATTGGCACTGCCCAAGGGTCTGTACCTCGACGGCATCATGGCCTTCTGGGAGCGCGTCGACTTCCCACGGAAGGTGTGGAACTCGTTCTTCATCTCCGGCCTCGTCGCCGTCTTCGCAGTCATCATTTCCGTACTCAACGCTTTCGCGATCGGCATCGGCAGAATCAAGGGCCGCTCCTGGGTGGTCTTGGCGTTCCTGCTGGCAAACCTCCTGCCGCAGGAGGCGCTCCTCTACCCGCTCTACTACATGTTCAAAAGCATGGGACTCTACAACAACGTGTGGTCCGTGATCATCATCTTCACGGTCATCCAGGCAGCATTCGGCACCTACCTGTTGGCGTCGGTATTTGGGGCCTTTCCCAGGGAGATCCTCGAAGCCGCCGCCATGGACGGCGCCAGCCGGTGGCGGATCCTCACCCGGGTGATCTATCCCATCAGTCGCCCCACGCTCTCGGTCCTGTTGATCTTCTTCTTCATCTGGACCTGGAACGAGTTCCTGATCCCGCTCACGTTCCTGGTCTCCAACGCCAACCAGACGGTGCCCGTGGCCATCTCCGTCCTGCAGGGCGACCGGCTCATGGACGTCACCACGACGTCGGCCTCGGCGCTGCTGGGCCTCATCCCGACCCTCATCTTCTTCCTCATCTTCCAGCGCACCCTCACGCGCGGCATCACCGCAGGAGCAGTCAAGTAA
- a CDS encoding carbohydrate ABC transporter permease codes for MTAVPTIKRAKRPRSIEEPLIPERGRRSLIYWLYLIPGFALLTLVVLIPLGWNIYLSFTSWRGIKPPEFIGFDNWLKLFGDDKFWASFSNSLWMIVAMVIVPTSIGLILAALLFDLVGRKFGGKVASFLRATYYLPQILPAVIAGIVIGWILRPQDGALNTILEGVGLGSLTHNWLGSPDTALASMMVVLVWIQIGYPVVIFMAALQRVNPELYEAAELDGANWIQRFQAITVSIIRPEIFVVTLTCTIAALKVFGPIYVLTRGGPGTSTIVPAYYAYSEFFQSQQVGYGATIATALTIVISVVAILFIRAQNAMERKESAGL; via the coding sequence GTGACTGCTGTTCCCACCATCAAGCGAGCCAAACGCCCGCGATCCATCGAAGAGCCGCTGATCCCTGAACGTGGCCGGCGCTCGCTCATCTACTGGCTCTACCTGATTCCCGGCTTCGCGCTGCTCACGTTGGTGGTGCTCATCCCCTTGGGTTGGAATATCTACCTGAGTTTCACGTCCTGGCGTGGCATCAAGCCTCCCGAGTTCATCGGCTTCGACAACTGGCTCAAGCTCTTCGGCGACGACAAGTTCTGGGCCTCGTTCAGCAACAGCCTCTGGATGATCGTCGCCATGGTGATCGTGCCCACCTCGATCGGGCTCATCCTGGCGGCGCTCCTGTTCGACCTGGTGGGACGCAAATTCGGCGGCAAGGTCGCCAGCTTCCTCCGCGCCACGTACTACTTGCCTCAGATCCTGCCGGCGGTCATCGCGGGCATCGTGATCGGCTGGATCCTGCGGCCTCAGGACGGTGCCCTGAACACCATCCTCGAGGGCGTCGGCCTGGGCTCACTCACCCACAACTGGCTGGGCTCGCCTGATACAGCGCTCGCCAGCATGATGGTGGTGCTCGTGTGGATCCAGATCGGCTACCCCGTCGTCATCTTCATGGCCGCCCTCCAGAGAGTGAACCCCGAGTTGTACGAAGCCGCGGAACTCGACGGCGCCAATTGGATTCAGCGGTTCCAGGCGATCACCGTCAGCATCATCCGTCCAGAGATCTTCGTTGTCACCCTCACCTGCACGATCGCAGCGCTGAAGGTGTTCGGCCCCATCTATGTGCTCACCAGGGGAGGGCCGGGCACGTCGACGATCGTTCCCGCCTACTACGCATACAGCGAGTTCTTCCAGTCTCAGCAGGTGGGTTACGGCGCCACGATCGCCACCGCACTGACCATCGTCATCAGTGTGGTCGCCATTCTCTTCATCCGCGCTCAGAACGCGATGGAGCGCAAGGAAAGCGCAGGCCTGTGA
- a CDS encoding ABC transporter substrate-binding protein: MLKKIVSAAAVAALLLTGCGAGGTSDPEPAEATNGGAGASGEGGSLTLWHYEGANSAMGIAWDEAIKIFEEETGATVNFEEKSFEQIRSTASQVLNSDEAPDVMEFNKGNATAGLLASQGLLADISGAVDEYGWDDKLAPALQTTARYNENGVMGSGPWYGIPNYGEFVTVYYNKAMFEESGLEVPTTYADFIAVMDAFVAEGVTPLATAGLEYPLGQLWYQLALSQADRQWVNDYQLYENPLDWNGKPITYATDTLLEYVDKGYISEDVSGIKAEDAGLAFMGGQSPMFVSGSWWYGRFVDEIEGFEFGLFPFPGSELSLGSSGNLWVVPENAENKELAYEFIDITMRPEIQAILGNNGGLPVAADEADITDEKSLELIQAFNAVNEQDGLSFYPDWATPTFYDVIVAQLQELVNGTKSPAEVREGLAAEYNSYAEEVS, from the coding sequence ATGCTCAAGAAGATCGTGAGTGCAGCGGCCGTCGCGGCGCTGTTGCTGACCGGATGTGGCGCTGGCGGCACGTCGGACCCTGAACCCGCCGAGGCGACCAACGGCGGGGCTGGCGCCTCCGGCGAGGGCGGCTCGTTGACTCTCTGGCACTACGAAGGTGCCAATTCGGCCATGGGCATTGCCTGGGATGAGGCCATCAAGATCTTCGAGGAGGAGACCGGAGCCACGGTCAACTTCGAGGAGAAGAGTTTCGAACAGATCCGCTCGACGGCCAGCCAGGTCCTCAACTCGGACGAGGCGCCTGACGTGATGGAGTTCAACAAGGGCAACGCGACGGCTGGGCTCCTGGCCAGCCAGGGCCTCCTGGCCGACATCAGCGGCGCCGTCGACGAATACGGCTGGGACGACAAACTGGCACCGGCGCTCCAGACGACGGCACGATACAACGAGAACGGCGTGATGGGCTCTGGCCCCTGGTACGGAATCCCGAACTACGGCGAGTTTGTGACCGTCTATTACAACAAGGCGATGTTCGAGGAGTCAGGCCTTGAGGTGCCTACCACCTACGCGGACTTCATCGCTGTCATGGATGCTTTCGTGGCCGAGGGTGTGACCCCACTGGCCACCGCCGGCCTCGAGTATCCGCTCGGTCAGCTGTGGTACCAACTCGCGCTGAGTCAGGCTGACCGCCAGTGGGTCAATGATTACCAGCTGTATGAAAACCCCCTCGACTGGAACGGCAAACCCATCACCTACGCCACCGACACTCTTCTTGAGTACGTCGACAAGGGCTATATCTCTGAAGACGTCTCCGGCATCAAGGCGGAGGATGCGGGCTTGGCCTTCATGGGTGGGCAGTCGCCGATGTTCGTCTCCGGTTCGTGGTGGTACGGCCGCTTCGTCGATGAAATCGAAGGCTTCGAATTCGGGCTGTTCCCGTTCCCCGGCAGCGAGCTCAGCCTCGGTTCCTCGGGCAACCTCTGGGTCGTCCCCGAGAATGCCGAGAACAAGGAGCTCGCTTACGAGTTCATCGACATCACCATGCGCCCCGAAATCCAGGCAATCCTGGGCAACAACGGGGGCCTTCCCGTCGCAGCGGACGAGGCTGACATCACCGATGAGAAGAGCCTTGAACTCATCCAGGCGTTCAACGCGGTCAACGAGCAGGACGGCCTGTCCTTCTACCCCGACTGGGCCACCCCCACCTTCTACGACGTGATCGTCGCCCAGCTCCAGGAACTCGTCAACGGCACCAAGAGCCCGGCTGAGGTGCGGGAAGGTCTCGCGGCGGAGTACAACTCCTACGCCGAAGAGGTCAGCTAG